A portion of the Acipenser ruthenus chromosome 38, fAciRut3.2 maternal haplotype, whole genome shotgun sequence genome contains these proteins:
- the LOC117434033 gene encoding uncharacterized protein LOC117434033, whose amino-acid sequence MAVIDILTPAVGENPHDAKHPTEETGIPEEGISGTKTPIQESGIKEEHCVSDQLEKKDLQSPPLSTLDCLTQDEMNGSPAIQPLARTSVHSDEEHSDKAPNSPDLIAHHQLEDPAQERDPALDTENTPSEEDGGALTLGSGDVPAVSCSLDHDPIPTADCDDKKKETKKKNRRQKKSKAKKMKKNKPSPAIASSTHCCAITKVLEDLRPWLIGFLVVLLLCLYSSADAINIPAPVCIGQTAALDLNTEGPVKGPYAVYKGIFRKSKVVYSNEIVSNCPPRPYVIPDDQSYLFCNSDNGTALLLVSNVTLAHNSKFTVEYTTQDDSPGSKETSLQVNSTECPSKMTNEDSRNDTNTQSNLGEGPNIPVLCGFVAGVVILLVALALAGYCLIKRCRKDGEQNMIELDQVDACSRLAEDGQQAATGNGNINQ is encoded by the exons ATGGCTGTAATCG atatccTGACACCAGCTGTTGGGGAAAATCCACATGATGCCAAACACCCAACCGAAGAGACAGG TATTCCTGAAGAGGGCATTTCTGGAACCAAAACACCAATACAAGAATCTGGCATTAAGGAAGAGCATTGTGTCAGTGATCAACTGGAGAAAAAAGATCTTCAGTCTCCCCCCTTGTCAACACTGGATTGTCTTACCCAAGATGAGATGAACGGAAGCCCAGCAATCCAACCTTTAGCACGCACTTCGGTACACTCAGATGAAGAACACTCAGACAAAGCTCCCAACTCCCCTGACCTCATTGCTCACCACCAGCTAGAAGATCCAGCCCAAGAAAGGGACCCTGCTTTGGATACAGAGAACACCCCAAGTGAGGAAGATGGTGGAGCCCTAACTCTGGGTTCTGGAGATGTTCCTGCTGTATCTTGCAGCTTGGACCACGACCCGATTCCTACTGCTGATTGTGATGATAAAAAGaaggagacaaaaaaaaagaaccgcCGTCAGAAGAAATCGAAGGCCAAGAAGATGAAGAAAAACAAACCATCTCCAGCGATCGCTTCATCGACTCACTGCTGTGCTATCACGAAGGTGTTGGAGGATCTGAGACCTTGGTTGATAG gttttcTGGTAGTTCTACTGCTATGTTTGTACTCCTCTGCTGATGCTATCA ATATACCTGCTCCGGTCTGCATTGGACAAACTGCAGCCCTGGATTTGAATACGGAGGGCCCTGTGAAAGGACCTTATGCTGTATATAAGGGAATTTTTCGGAAAAGCAAGGTTGTGTACTCAAATGAGATTGTGTCCAACTGTCCTCCAAGACCATACGTCATCCCAGATGATCAAAGCTACTTATTCTGCAACTCGGACAATGGAACAGCCCTGCTTCTGGTGTCAAATGTTACTTTGGCGCACAACAGCAAATTCACAGTCGAATATACAACTCAAGATGACAGCCCAGGTTCCAAGGAGACCAGCCTGCAAGTCAATAGCACTG AGTGCCCTTCAAAAATGACAAATGAGGACTCTCGCAACG ATACGAACACACAAAGCAACCTTGGTGAAGGTCCCAACATCCCAG ttctTTGTGGTTTTGTCGCTGGAGTTGTAATATTACTCGTTGCCCTTGCTTTGGCTGGATATTGTTTGATCAAAAG ATGCAGGAAAGATGGAGAGCAAAACATGATTGAATTAGATCAAGTGGATGCCTGTAGCAGATTGGCTGAGGATGGCCAGCAGGCTGCGACTGGGAATGGGAATATCAACCAATAG
- the LOC117969540 gene encoding lipolysis-stimulated lipoprotein receptor-like isoform X2 yields MILRVLLLMPLLIGSSLGISVTCPQKKYVTILFQPVVLRCNYQTTATQPPTITWRYKSFCQDPVSAALNPNSVTNQIANSNPNYNPNTECADSGRTIRIVASKQGSSVTLGEMYQGRRITITGDADLSLDQTAWGDGGVYYCSVVSAQDLTGNSEDFTELIVLDWLLVVLVIMGFLLLLMLIGICWCQCCPHTCCCYVSCPCCPERCCCPRALYEAGKAVTSGVPSMYAPSVYAASNYSHPGQTHMVPVGSAYPMVPIVPSRNGYMPDYDGASSVGHHSQVPLLHDQDGANSVRSGYRIQANQVDDSMRVLYYMEKELANFDPTRPGDANGKYEKLTGMSEVSSLHEPADPRANMRDGMGRVRNQAMMPIMDVDENMSVVSSVSRHADPRYRDDASSRGGRGRDYIPSRGRARSMDDLDDLDRSYRDDHYRGGPDRGGRGNSGVDRDDRWRRDYSPDDRRRGDPYERRSRSRDDLRDLERRGSPPPRGGYDDGFLEEALRRKQLQNQPRSGSRDNLDSASDATYRSGGNRRDRRRNSDDGFPTPPPPLYTDTESLASSKGRGKGNLRKNGAVSRESLVV; encoded by the exons ATGATCTTGAGGGTCCTGTTACTGATGCCCCTTTTAATAG GGTCATCTCTGGGGATATCGGTGACCTGCCCTCAAAAGAAATATGTGACCATCTTGTTCCAGCCCGTGGTATTGAGATGCAACTACCAGACCACAGCCACCCAGCCCCCCACCATCACGTGGCGGTACAAATCCTTCTGTCAGGACCCTGTGAGCGCGGCCCTCAACCCCAACAGCGTCACCAACCAGATcgccaactccaaccccaactacAACCCCAACACGGAGTGCGCGGACAGCGGGCGCACGATCCGCATCGTGGCGTCCAAGCAGGGTAGCAGCGTCACCCTGGGGGAGATGTACCAGGGTCGCAGGATCACCATCACAGGGG atgcTGATCTGAGTCTTGATCAGACTGCCTGGGGTGATGGTGGAGTTTATTACTGTTCAGTCGTGTCTGCTCAAGATCTGACGGGAAACAGCGAGGACTTCACAGAACTCATAGTCCTGG ACTGGCTGCTGGTGGTGTTGGTGATCATGGGGTTCCTCTTGCTGTTGATGCTGATTGGGATCTGCTGGTGCCAGTGCTGCCCCCACACCTGCTGCTGCTACGTCAGCTGCCCCTGCTGCCCCGAGCGCTGCTGCTGCCCCAGAGCCC TGTATGAAGCTGGGAAAGCCGTCACATCGGGGGTGCCCAGTATGTACGCGCCCAGCGTGTATGCTGCCAGCAACTACTCCCACCCCGGCCAGACCCACATGGTGCCCGTGGGTTCTGCATATCCCATGGTGCCCATCGTTCCCAGTCGCAACGGGTACATGCCAGACTACGATGGAGCCAGCTCGG ttggACATCACTCCCAGGTACCTCTCTTGCATGACCAAGATGGTGCGAATTCTG TGCGCAGTGGGTATCGAATTCAGGCAAACCAGGTAGACGACTCAATGAGGGTCCTTTACTACATGGAAAAGGAGCTGGCTAACTTTGACCCCACTCGCCCTGGCGATGCCAATGGAAAATATGAGAAAT TGACGGGAATGAGCGAGGTGAGCTCTCTTCACGAGCCCGCGGACCCTCGCGCCAACATGCGCGACGGGATGGGCCGGGTGCGCAACCAGGCGATGATGCCCATCATGGACGTGGACGAGAACATGAGCGTGGTGAGCAGCGTCTCGCGCCACGCTGACCCCCGTTACCGCGACGATGCCAGCAGCCGTGGAGGGAGGGGCAGAGATTATATTCCCAGCCGGGGACGGGCTCGCTCCATGGACGACCTTGATGACCTGGACCGCAGTTACCGTGACGACCACTACAGGGGAGGGCCTGACAGAGGGGGGCGTGGCAA CTCTGGTGTTGACCGTGACGATCGGTGGAGGCGTGACTACTCCCCTGACGACCGTCGCCGAGGGGATCCCTACGAGAGGCGGAGCCGTAGCCGTGACGACCTGCGAGACCTCGAGAGACGCGGCAGCCCCCCTCCCCGCGGAGGCTACGATGACGGCTTCCTGGAGGAGGCGCTGAGGAGGAAGCAGCTGCAGAACCAGCCCCGCTCGGGCAGCCGCGACAACCTGGACAGCGCCAGCGACGCCACGTACCGCTCCGGAGGAAACAGGAGGGACCGGCGCAGGAACTCGGACGACGGCTTCCCCACGCCCCCACCCCCGCTATACACTGACACGGAGTCTCTCGCCTCCTCTAAAGGCAGGGGCAAGGGCAACCTGCGCAAG AATGGAGCTGTGAGTCGGGAGAGCCTGGTGGTCTGA
- the LOC117969540 gene encoding lipolysis-stimulated lipoprotein receptor-like isoform X1, translating to MILRVLLLMPLLIGSSLGISVTCPQKKYVTILFQPVVLRCNYQTTATQPPTITWRYKSFCQDPVSAALNPNSVTNQIANSNPNYNPNTECADSGRTIRIVASKQGSSVTLGEMYQGRRITITGDADLSLDQTAWGDGGVYYCSVVSAQDLTGNSEDFTELIVLGRMSNSTDLLPGIEIVGVEDWLLVVLVIMGFLLLLMLIGICWCQCCPHTCCCYVSCPCCPERCCCPRALYEAGKAVTSGVPSMYAPSVYAASNYSHPGQTHMVPVGSAYPMVPIVPSRNGYMPDYDGASSVGHHSQVPLLHDQDGANSVRSGYRIQANQVDDSMRVLYYMEKELANFDPTRPGDANGKYEKLTGMSEVSSLHEPADPRANMRDGMGRVRNQAMMPIMDVDENMSVVSSVSRHADPRYRDDASSRGGRGRDYIPSRGRARSMDDLDDLDRSYRDDHYRGGPDRGGRGNSGVDRDDRWRRDYSPDDRRRGDPYERRSRSRDDLRDLERRGSPPPRGGYDDGFLEEALRRKQLQNQPRSGSRDNLDSASDATYRSGGNRRDRRRNSDDGFPTPPPPLYTDTESLASSKGRGKGNLRKNGAVSRESLVV from the exons ATGATCTTGAGGGTCCTGTTACTGATGCCCCTTTTAATAG GGTCATCTCTGGGGATATCGGTGACCTGCCCTCAAAAGAAATATGTGACCATCTTGTTCCAGCCCGTGGTATTGAGATGCAACTACCAGACCACAGCCACCCAGCCCCCCACCATCACGTGGCGGTACAAATCCTTCTGTCAGGACCCTGTGAGCGCGGCCCTCAACCCCAACAGCGTCACCAACCAGATcgccaactccaaccccaactacAACCCCAACACGGAGTGCGCGGACAGCGGGCGCACGATCCGCATCGTGGCGTCCAAGCAGGGTAGCAGCGTCACCCTGGGGGAGATGTACCAGGGTCGCAGGATCACCATCACAGGGG atgcTGATCTGAGTCTTGATCAGACTGCCTGGGGTGATGGTGGAGTTTATTACTGTTCAGTCGTGTCTGCTCAAGATCTGACGGGAAACAGCGAGGACTTCACAGAACTCATAGTCCTGG GGAGGATGTCAAACTCCACAGATCTGTTGCCAGGCATTGAGATAGTGGGTGTGGAAG ACTGGCTGCTGGTGGTGTTGGTGATCATGGGGTTCCTCTTGCTGTTGATGCTGATTGGGATCTGCTGGTGCCAGTGCTGCCCCCACACCTGCTGCTGCTACGTCAGCTGCCCCTGCTGCCCCGAGCGCTGCTGCTGCCCCAGAGCCC TGTATGAAGCTGGGAAAGCCGTCACATCGGGGGTGCCCAGTATGTACGCGCCCAGCGTGTATGCTGCCAGCAACTACTCCCACCCCGGCCAGACCCACATGGTGCCCGTGGGTTCTGCATATCCCATGGTGCCCATCGTTCCCAGTCGCAACGGGTACATGCCAGACTACGATGGAGCCAGCTCGG ttggACATCACTCCCAGGTACCTCTCTTGCATGACCAAGATGGTGCGAATTCTG TGCGCAGTGGGTATCGAATTCAGGCAAACCAGGTAGACGACTCAATGAGGGTCCTTTACTACATGGAAAAGGAGCTGGCTAACTTTGACCCCACTCGCCCTGGCGATGCCAATGGAAAATATGAGAAAT TGACGGGAATGAGCGAGGTGAGCTCTCTTCACGAGCCCGCGGACCCTCGCGCCAACATGCGCGACGGGATGGGCCGGGTGCGCAACCAGGCGATGATGCCCATCATGGACGTGGACGAGAACATGAGCGTGGTGAGCAGCGTCTCGCGCCACGCTGACCCCCGTTACCGCGACGATGCCAGCAGCCGTGGAGGGAGGGGCAGAGATTATATTCCCAGCCGGGGACGGGCTCGCTCCATGGACGACCTTGATGACCTGGACCGCAGTTACCGTGACGACCACTACAGGGGAGGGCCTGACAGAGGGGGGCGTGGCAA CTCTGGTGTTGACCGTGACGATCGGTGGAGGCGTGACTACTCCCCTGACGACCGTCGCCGAGGGGATCCCTACGAGAGGCGGAGCCGTAGCCGTGACGACCTGCGAGACCTCGAGAGACGCGGCAGCCCCCCTCCCCGCGGAGGCTACGATGACGGCTTCCTGGAGGAGGCGCTGAGGAGGAAGCAGCTGCAGAACCAGCCCCGCTCGGGCAGCCGCGACAACCTGGACAGCGCCAGCGACGCCACGTACCGCTCCGGAGGAAACAGGAGGGACCGGCGCAGGAACTCGGACGACGGCTTCCCCACGCCCCCACCCCCGCTATACACTGACACGGAGTCTCTCGCCTCCTCTAAAGGCAGGGGCAAGGGCAACCTGCGCAAG AATGGAGCTGTGAGTCGGGAGAGCCTGGTGGTCTGA